The proteins below are encoded in one region of Sulfitobacter sp. SK012:
- a CDS encoding pseudoazurin — protein MFRTLLTSAAVIFALGGIASAETFEVKMLNKGEGGRMIFEPAALRIAVGDTVKFLASDKGHNAESIDGMMPEGATEFSGKINEEIEVTLTEPGFFGVKCKPHFAMGMVMVIAVGDETTAPDSFLEGRLPKKAKKNFEEALAGL, from the coding sequence ATGTTTCGCACACTACTGACATCCGCCGCAGTAATCTTTGCCCTTGGTGGCATCGCCTCAGCCGAAACCTTTGAGGTCAAGATGCTGAACAAGGGTGAAGGGGGGCGCATGATATTTGAACCTGCCGCTCTGCGTATCGCTGTTGGTGACACGGTCAAGTTTCTGGCTTCCGACAAGGGCCACAACGCCGAAAGCATTGACGGCATGATGCCCGAGGGTGCCACCGAATTTTCTGGCAAGATCAACGAAGAGATCGAAGTCACCCTGACCGAGCCTGGGTTTTTCGGTGTCAAATGCAAGCCGCATTTTGCGATGGGCATGGTGATGGTCATCGCTGTTGGTGACGAAACCACCGCACCAGACAGCTTTCTGGAGGGGCGTTTGCCCAAGAAAGCCAAAAAGAACTTTGAAGAGGCCCTAGCCGGTCTTTGA
- the nirK gene encoding copper-containing nitrite reductase, which produces MSKLINPGLMKTNRRNVLRGSVLAGAAALAGTGAMARTRTPKLDIANATSAKLYKAAAQQTADSTAKPADLSAYTRVVQEMVAPPYAPVHEQVATGGPKIVEITLETTERLMVVDEDTGASVWALTYNGSVPGPLIIVHEGDMVELTLRNPVDSMMEHNIDFHASTGALGGGGLTHVFPGEETVLRWKATKPGCFTYHCAPGGAMIPYHVTHGMNGAVMVLPRDGLKDGDGNQLTYDKIAYIGEQDYYLPKDADGEYIAYEAAGDDYADSLDAMRTLTPTHCVFNGAVGAITGENAMSFNVGETVLMIHNQANRDSRPHLIGGHGNFVWETSFSEAPLTGLETWFVRGGTAMAAMYTFEQPGVYAYVNHNLIEAALLGATAHFVVDGEWDNSLMEQVSEPREFAT; this is translated from the coding sequence ATGTCAAAGCTCATTAACCCTGGCCTTATGAAAACCAACCGCCGTAACGTTCTGCGCGGTTCCGTCCTTGCTGGTGCTGCGGCGCTGGCAGGGACTGGCGCAATGGCCCGCACCCGCACGCCAAAACTTGATATTGCCAATGCTACCTCAGCAAAGCTCTACAAGGCCGCAGCGCAGCAAACCGCAGACAGCACTGCAAAACCAGCGGACCTGTCGGCCTATACCCGGGTCGTACAAGAGATGGTCGCGCCGCCCTATGCCCCTGTCCATGAACAAGTCGCGACCGGTGGACCAAAGATTGTCGAAATCACCTTGGAAACCACTGAACGTCTGATGGTGGTGGACGAAGATACAGGTGCCTCTGTCTGGGCGTTGACCTACAACGGCTCTGTGCCCGGACCGCTCATTATCGTCCACGAGGGCGACATGGTTGAACTGACATTGCGCAACCCTGTGGATAGCATGATGGAGCATAACATCGACTTTCACGCCTCAACTGGCGCGCTGGGCGGTGGTGGTTTGACCCACGTTTTCCCTGGCGAAGAAACTGTGCTGCGCTGGAAAGCGACCAAGCCAGGTTGCTTTACTTATCACTGTGCCCCAGGTGGCGCGATGATCCCGTATCACGTCACGCACGGCATGAACGGTGCGGTGATGGTGTTGCCCCGTGACGGGCTTAAGGACGGTGACGGCAATCAGCTGACCTATGACAAAATCGCGTATATCGGCGAGCAGGATTACTATCTGCCCAAAGATGCGGACGGCGAGTATATCGCCTACGAGGCGGCGGGCGATGACTATGCTGACAGCCTTGATGCGATGCGCACGCTTACCCCGACCCACTGTGTCTTTAACGGGGCGGTTGGGGCGATTACCGGCGAAAACGCGATGAGCTTCAATGTCGGTGAGACTGTGCTGATGATCCACAATCAGGCCAACCGCGACAGCCGTCCGCACCTGATCGGTGGACACGGTAACTTTGTCTGGGAAACGTCGTTCAGCGAGGCTCCCTTAACCGGTCTTGAGACATGGTTTGTACGGGGCGGCACTGCAATGGCGGCGATGTACACATTCGAACAACCAGGCGTCTATGCCTATGTGAACCACAACTTGATCGAGGCGGCGTTACTTGGTGCAACCGCGCATTTCGTGGTCGATGGAGAGTGGGACAATTCTCTGATGGAGCAGGTCTCAGAGCCGCGGGAATTCGCGACCTGA